ATGGGCGCGCTGCCGATCGTCAACGAGAACGACACCGTCGCCACCGACGAGATCCGCTTCGGCGACAACGACCGGCTCGCCGCACTCGTCGCCCACCTCGTCCGCGCCGACCTGCTGATCCTCCTCTCGGACGTGGACGGCCTCTACGACGGCGACCCGAGCATCCCGGGCACCACCCGCATCGCCGAGGTCACCGGCCCCGCCGATCTGGCCGGGGTCAGCATCGGCAGCGCCGGCAAGGCGGGCGTCGGTACCGGCGGCATGGTCACCAAGGTCGAGGCCGCCCGGATCGCCACCGCGGCCGGTGTGCCGGTCGTCCTGACCTCGGCGAGCCACGCGGCCGACGCGCTGGCGGGCCGCGACACCGGCACCTACTTCCACCGCACCGGACGCCGCTCCGCGGACCGGCTCCTGTGGCTCGCCCACGCCTCCACCCCACAGGGTTCGCTGACCCTGGACGACGGGGCCGTGCAGGCGGTCGTGGAGCGCCACAGCTCGCTGCTGCCGGCCGGGATCGCCGCGGTCGAGGGCGAGTTCACCGCGGGCGACCCGGTGGAACTGCGCGATCTGCGGGGCCGGCCGGTCGCCCGGGGGCTCGTCAACTTCGACGCCAAGGAGATCCCGCAGCTCCTCGGCCGCTCCACCCGGGACCTGGCCCGCGAGCTCGGCCCCGCCTACGAGCGCGAGGTCGTACACAGGGACGATCTCGTCGTTCTCCACACCTGACCGACCCCTGAAACGGCTGAAAGTCCAGCCTTCGGACAGAGACCTTCACGAAAACCGCCCCACGCCGGGCCGCGGACTGGTCCACTTTGTAGCAGGGACACTGCGGGACACACAGCACAGCGACACAGTCACAGGAGGCCGCCGGTGAGACGAGCGCGCCCGGGGGCGCCGCCCCGAGGAACGGGTGGCCGCGCCCTGACCAGCGTCGGAGCGGGGAGCGGCTTCGAGGCAAGCAGGTCCGCGGACCGGAGCGACGAGCGGACGGCCGGGCCGGAACCGACGGTGGCCGGCCAGGAACGCACACAGTCGAAGCTGTGGCACGTCACCCTCTGCGTCTCCGGCACCGAGATCCCGCTGAAGGAGGTCAGACGCGGTCTCGAACAGCTCGCGCACGACCACCCCTTCCTGCTGACCAGCCGCTATGCCAACGACCACGCAGAGGTCCGCTACTGGGAAGAGGCCCGCGACCTGCACGACGCGGCGGCGGTGGCCCTGCGGCTGTGGGGCGAGCACCGGTCCAGCGCGGGGCTGCCACCCTGGGAGATCGTGGGCCTGGAGGTCATCGACCGCGAGACGTACCACCAGCGCATCGCCGAGGGGTACGGGCCGCCCCCGGCCGCCCCGGTGGGTGTGCACCCGTACTGACCCGGGCGCCGTCCCCCGGACGGCCGTCTCGCATCACGGGATACGTGACGGATGCCCGCAGCGTGCGCATTACTCTGCGGGCATGACCACGCTTTCGCCGTACGACAACATGTCCCCGGTCGCCCAGGCCGCCTACCGGGCCCGCTCAGCGGCCGCCGACATTGCGCCACTTCCGCGCGCGGCGAAGGACGACGCGCTGCTGGCCATCGCGGACGCGCTCGAAGTGCGCACCAGCGACATCCTCGCCGCCAACGCCGAGGACGTGGCGCGCGCCCGCGAGGCCGGGACCAGCGAGTCGGTCGTCGACCGGCTCACCCTCACCCCCGAGCGGATCCGGGCCATCGCGGCCGACGTACGGGATGTCGCGGCGCTGCCCGACCCCGTCGGCGAGGTGGTGCGCGGCTCGACCCTGCCCAACGGCATCGATCTGCGTCAGGTCCGGGTGCCGCTCGGCGTGGTCGGGATCATCTACGAGGCCCGGCCCAATGTGACGGTGGACGCCGCGGCCCTCTGCCTGAAGTCGGGCAACGCCGTGCTGCTGCGCGGTTCGTCCTCCGCCCACGCCTCCAACAGCGCACTCGTCCGGGTGCTGCGCGACGCGGTCGGCGGCTCCGGACTGCCGGCCGACGCGGTGCAGCTGGTGCCGGGCGAGAACCGTGACTCCGTACGCGAGCTCATGCGGGCGCGCGGCCTGGTCGACGTGCTCATTCCGCGCGGCGGCGCCTCGCTGATCCGCACCGTCGTCGAGGAGTCCACCGTCCCGGTGATCGAGACCGGTACCGGCAACTGCCATGTGTACGTGGATGCGCAGACCGATCTCGACATGGCCGTCGCCATCCTGGTCAACTCCAAGGCGCAGCGCCCGAGCGTCTGCAACG
This genomic interval from Streptomyces sp. NBC_00464 contains the following:
- the proB gene encoding glutamate 5-kinase, which gives rise to MVKVGSSSLTTASGGLDADRVDALVDVLAKVRSGGEREVVLVSSGAIAAGLAPLGLHRRPKDLARQQAAASVGQGLLVARYTASFARYGVRVGQVLLTSNDTSRRAHYRNAYRTLDQLLDMGALPIVNENDTVATDEIRFGDNDRLAALVAHLVRADLLILLSDVDGLYDGDPSIPGTTRIAEVTGPADLAGVSIGSAGKAGVGTGGMVTKVEAARIATAAGVPVVLTSASHAADALAGRDTGTYFHRTGRRSADRLLWLAHASTPQGSLTLDDGAVQAVVERHSSLLPAGIAAVEGEFTAGDPVELRDLRGRPVARGLVNFDAKEIPQLLGRSTRDLARELGPAYEREVVHRDDLVVLHT
- a CDS encoding glutamate-5-semialdehyde dehydrogenase, whose translation is MTTLSPYDNMSPVAQAAYRARSAAADIAPLPRAAKDDALLAIADALEVRTSDILAANAEDVARAREAGTSESVVDRLTLTPERIRAIAADVRDVAALPDPVGEVVRGSTLPNGIDLRQVRVPLGVVGIIYEARPNVTVDAAALCLKSGNAVLLRGSSSAHASNSALVRVLRDAVGGSGLPADAVQLVPGENRDSVRELMRARGLVDVLIPRGGASLIRTVVEESTVPVIETGTGNCHVYVDAQTDLDMAVAILVNSKAQRPSVCNAAETLLVHKDIAGAFLPRALDALAEAGVTVHGDERVLEYAEGSKATVVAATPDDWETEYLSYDIAAAVVESLDAAVAHIRLWSSGHTEAIVTTSQAAARRFTQLVDSTTVAVNASTRFTDGSQFGFGAEIGISTQKLHARGPMGLPELTSTKYIVTGDGHVR